The DNA segment TAAATCGCTTTATTAAATAGTCCGTTAATTCACCGGTATCTGAAACAAATTGGCTGAAGGTCATGGAATGCTTTGGAATAGATTTATGATAAGACTTCCCCTGTACCCCTCTGATCCCAAAAAACAACAATAAAGTGCTTTACAAGTTCCTTTGTATTCGTAACAATCGTATAGTTACTCCCTCTACTCGATACACCCGGTAATGGTAACGATGGCCCCCCGTGTAAAAATAAGAGTATAGGTTTAGCAGAATCTTCTCCCTGAATAAGTATTGATTGGTTAATACCACCAATCTTAATAGAGTTAATTTCGCTTATTCCATTTTCAGTACTAATAAAATCCGATTTTTTTGAAGCCACAAAACCCACTTCCATTCTTTTTGTATGTACTTATTAATGATCCCGATACAAACAATCATGAAGGTTAAAACATGCGTTTTTTTCTTTCCTGGGGACTTTTTCAAAATTTATTTGTCTCGACTAGCTACACTCACAACTTTTTCTCCTTTTATAAGTTCCGCAATAGAATAATACCGGGCACCAGGGTTATTAGCCGGTGGTTTGGGAAGATGCTTCAAATGAATTACATCTTTACTAGAAAGGTTATAGAAACGATAATCTTCTCCTTGACGGGGGAATCCAAAGCCTTAAACACGACCTGAGATATATTCTTTAATTCTAGTGGCGAAATCTATCTGAATTATAGAAAATCACTTGTTTTATAGAACAGAGCCAAACTATGCCTTAGGAAACTGTCCCATTTGATAAGAACTCGCTCAATACTTCATGTTTCATCACGAACAAAAATTCTTCATACAGTGAGTGTATAATCTGATTTTCTTCATACTGGTACCTTAGATTAAACTTCTAAACAGTCATTTTCCAACTTGATAATGCTAACCATTTTTCCTGTTCCTTAAAATTGGGACTCATCTTCCCAACAAGACGCCAGAAGGAACGATCGTGATTTAGATGGACCATATGGCACATTTCATGTACAACGACATAGTCAATCACCTCAAGTGGCGCCATTGCCAGCCTCCAATTGAATGTTAATTGCAGTTGTGAATCACAGGTTCCCCAGTTTGCTTTACTATCAGTTATACGAATAGAACGCGGCTTTACCTTAAAATTGCTTTGGTGGTTTCTGACACTCTTCTCTACCAATGCTTTACAGCGTTGATAATAAAATCGTTTTAAAGCTTGTTTAATTTTTTCATCCTCAAGTTGTTTCACGAATATATGTAATATACCCGCTTCAAAAACGACATGGTCTTGTTTAATCGTACAGTCTTGAGAAATCTGAATCGGATATGTTTTCCCTAAATAGAGAAAGGTTTCACCATGATGATAGTCCCTCTCCTTTGGCCCAAGCATTCTTTCTTTCATTTCCTTTGTTTTTTGTTGAATTTGATTCCAATTTTGCTCGATTAATTGAATCACTATTTCATCGGATGTCCATTTAGGAGCCTGGACTTCCATATATCCATAGGCATCTATCTGAATACCCATGGATGCCCGCTTTTTGTAATTGATCTCAAATTGTATGGTTTCACCTAAGTATGTATGTCTCATTTAATCACCTGTAGTAGCGGTTCATTCGCTTATCCTCGTATTTTATAGTTTATCTTTTAATTATAAGCCATTCATTCTGGTTTTCATTTTCTACGACTACTCATTCAGTATCAAAAACTTCTAGACGGTGAAACTTGTCATAGGCACACAGATTTCTCCTATTCGTATTTACCTTATCAATATAACATATGACAATCTTAAGACTCATTTAGTAATAAATTACCACCCTAAAAGCACCACTGTTTATTCTTCCTTTATGATGAAACTGTTTGCTTTAATCAATCTATTTCACTCAGGTACCTCATAATTATTTGGTTTATCGTTAACAGATGTTTAAAATAATCAAGCCATTTAATCTTCTTCTATTAAAACTAGAGCCATACTAAATTAGACTATGTAGAAAAGGAAATTAAAGTTTTTTAAATACAAATATGGTAGAAACTAATCTTGTTTAATTCGGATTTCGAATCTTTAAGTAAACCATATAATAGGATGTTTATAGTCTGGCTGATAAAACAGATGGCATGCTAGCAACGGTTTCCGGCTCGCTATGGACGGCATATCTTCTGCAGAATAACCCTAGAAAGTAAAAAGAATCTTCCGGCGGGTTTGCGTCCGTCGCTCGCCTATAACCTAAACATTCATAGGTCTTTGATTTCGATTTAATTAGTGAGTGGACACTTACTGCTTAGAAAGGAAGCCGCCGAAGATGCAATTTCGGCTGCTTGTTGCTATTCACGAGCGCGTCTATATTAATGTGTTAGTAAATTTTATTTTCATGGAAGTTGAAGAAAATTTCTTGGCTCTTATCGTCATCTTAAAACGAAAATGAACACTAATGGAAAGAGTGAATTTTTATCATAAAAGGTGATATAATTTTAAAAACTGATTATGGGAGGTAAGTCATGGAAAATGAAAAATGTGATTTGAAACACCCAAACAGTGTCAAGGAAAAGAAACTGGAAGTAATCGATGGCTACACGATCAAGTACCACGCA comes from the Paenisporosarcina antarctica genome and includes:
- a CDS encoding M48 family metallopeptidase → MRHTYLGETIQFEINYKKRASMGIQIDAYGYMEVQAPKWTSDEIVIQLIEQNWNQIQQKTKEMKERMLGPKERDYHHGETFLYLGKTYPIQISQDCTIKQDHVVFEAGILHIFVKQLEDEKIKQALKRFYYQRCKALVEKSVRNHQSNFKVKPRSIRITDSKANWGTCDSQLQLTFNWRLAMAPLEVIDYVVVHEMCHMVHLNHDRSFWRLVGKMSPNFKEQEKWLALSSWKMTV